GGAGGCCGGAAGCCGTCCTTACGGCTTTGGCCGCCGCACCGAGGTTCTCGCTGGTGACCCCTGTCGATCCTCCGATCATGAATGCATCGGACCCCGCCTCTTTCATTTTCACAGCAATCTCCTTGGCTTTTTCTTCGGAGAGCTTTTCCGGATCGGGATCGAGAAGAGTAAGATGGATGGTTCCTTTCTTCATTCTCTCGAAGAGATATTCTTTCAGACCGGTCATCAGATCACACCTAGTACAAACGATATGAGGGCGGCGAACATGGCGACCTTTGCCAGCTTCTCCGCCTTGTGAGCGTCCTTGAATACAATGGTGGCACAATAGATAAAGATTATATCTGCCACGATGACGGAGCAATACAATATTCCGAAAGTATTGTCCAGCAGAGGGATGAAACTCAATATGGGGCCGATGACGAAGAATGCCGCGGCGAGGGTTGCGGCCTTCTTCCTTCCGATGATCATCGGGAGGGTCTTTCTGCTCCCTTCGTCCGATTCCACGTCCTCTATGTCCTTTGCAATCTCCCTTCCGATGGATACGAGTGTCGCAAGGAGGGCCAGAGTCTATACCTGGGAGTAGTCTCCGATGATGGATCCGCCGAACAAGAAGATCAGTCCGGTCAGGACTGCGATGGTGAGGTTTCCTACGAATCCCCTCTGTTTGAGGACGGTCTCGTATGCGAACATCAATATGGCGCAAAGGATGACCAAGGGGACGGTATCGAAAGAGATCAAAAATGAAAGTATGACTGCGACGGCAAGGCCTGCGATCCCGCATATCTGTGCGGTTTTACGGGATATCTCCCCGCACGGTATCGGACGATCCGGATGGGCCGTCATATCGATCTCGTAATCGACATAGTCATTCAGTGCGTTTCCTCCCGCTTCGAAGCATATGACGAGCACACACCCGATTATCACTTTTATGGCGTGGTCGCCGAGATCGAATCCTGCGGCTATGAAACAGGCAATGAGTACGCCGATTGCCCCCATCAGACAGTTGCCGAATCTGAAGAGGCGGAGATATTTGTTCACGGTCTTTTCCTATCGCGCATATTATTATAATATTATTGGCGGGTGAATATGTGGTAATAGCGTGAAAGGGTCCCGTGTACATACTGGACGTACACTTTCCTCAGATCCATATACGGATTCTCGAAAACATGGGGCATGACGACGCCCGCCTTGCCTTTCTCCGACAGTACTTTCGGGAACGCTTCCAACGCCCTTGCGTATATGTGGTCTATCTTCTCGCCACCCGTCTTAGTGGACCTTCCGTACGGGGGATCGCAGGCGATGGCGTCTATATCGTGGAATCTCTCGGGTATGTCTCCGATGTCAATGACTTCGAAATCATGAAGTGCCAGACCATAGTAATCCATGTTCTCGCGGGTGCCTGCGACCATCTCCGGGTCGAAATCCGAGGCTATGGCTTTCATGCCCATGTTGGCCGCCTCGATCACGATTCCGCCTGTGCCGCAAAACGGGTCGAGGACGGTCCCTCCTCTTTTGACCCCGGTCAGGTTGATCAAGGCACGTGCATATTTCGGATGCAGGGAGATGGGAGAGAAGAACGGTCTCTCGCTTACTTTCCTCTCCCTCAACAGGTCGGCATCGAACACCCTTTCTTCGATGAATGCGTGTACCTGGTCGGTCATAAGGAGATTTACCACGGTGTCAGGATGTCTGAGGTCCACATCGTTGTTCTTGGAAAATACGGCACCGACCTTACGGATCAGATTCTGGGAGTCCACATCGGCCATCCACCCCTTGAACCGCT
The nucleotide sequence above comes from Candidatus Methanomethylophilus alvi Mx1201. Encoded proteins:
- a CDS encoding methyltransferase domain-containing protein, with amino-acid sequence MYQSYLFELLGELDDMPRDEAVATVYTETDGDCRIIRDGPGYVVISFEEEKLDPICSRLALTHSVGRYLGSFDPEDLSPIEGAGLPAGTFALRHKRFKGWMADVDSQNLIRKVGAVFSKNNDVDLRHPDTVVNLLMTDQVHAFIEERVFDADLLRERKVSERPFFSPISLHPKYARALINLTGVKRGGTVLDPFCGTGGIVIEAANMGMKAIASDFDPEMVAGTRENMDYYGLALHDFEVIDIGDIPERFHDIDAIACDPPYGRSTKTGGEKIDHIYARALEAFPKVLSEKGKAGVVMPHVFENPYMDLRKVYVQYVHGTLSRYYHIFTRQ